The proteins below come from a single Microcoleus sp. FACHB-68 genomic window:
- the cas5d gene encoding type I-D CRISPR-associated protein Cas5/Csc1, protein MAFIYRCQLELHDSLYFATREIGRLYETEPVIHNYALCYALGIVDSEIYATTVAEEHSYRYFCPEQVPKYQEHLTPLNQAGIYITPARSLNHTAVLHTWKYANNNYHVEMEKTQKNIPSFGRAKEIAAESKFEFFVISRQKPLKFRRWIRLGKWASKAEVKVEETQEVNASSSEENFSFAYPLNPLDVMFSHQVLTYDTVNMPPVSLIQNVRMQGYFYRFNDKLKLPALMEYRFTA, encoded by the coding sequence GGCTTTATGAAACTGAGCCGGTGATTCACAACTACGCACTCTGCTATGCGCTGGGAATTGTGGATAGCGAAATCTACGCCACTACTGTTGCTGAAGAACATTCTTATCGCTATTTTTGCCCGGAACAAGTGCCGAAATATCAGGAACACTTGACTCCGCTGAATCAAGCCGGCATTTATATCACTCCCGCTCGTTCTCTCAACCATACGGCAGTTTTGCATACCTGGAAATATGCTAACAATAACTATCATGTTGAGATGGAAAAAACTCAGAAGAATATTCCGAGTTTTGGACGTGCAAAAGAGATTGCAGCCGAGAGCAAGTTTGAGTTTTTTGTAATTAGCCGGCAAAAACCTCTGAAATTCCGTCGCTGGATTCGGTTGGGAAAGTGGGCGAGTAAGGCAGAAGTGAAAGTTGAGGAAACGCAAGAAGTGAATGCCTCAAGTTCTGAGGAAAACTTTTCTTTTGCTTATCCGCTCAATCCCCTTGATGTGATGTTTTCTCATCAAGTTTTGACTTACGACACTGTGAATATGCCGCCGGTTAGTTTAATTCAAAATGTCAGAATGCAGGGTTATTTTTACCGCTTTAATGACAAGCTAAAACTGCCCGCACTCATGGAATATCGCTTTACGGCTTAA
- the cas1d gene encoding type I-D CRISPR-associated endonuclease Cas1d, with the protein MFATSGGEGEPVSGSGLIKKEEIMGTLYITKEDAFIAKVDERLCVKLNKEILQDVPLIKVDGVVILGRATISPAAVMELLQRHIPLSFMTSGGRYLGRLEPEVTKNIFVRKAQWQAAGESEKAIQAVQAFVRGKLKNYRHILQRYQRENSTLDLSKGIERIETAIAPINKTDSVNSLRGLEGAGSAAYFGCFNRLIRADGFSFEARRRRPPTDPVNSLLSLGYALLRHDVQGAVNIVGFDPYLGYLHVERYGRPSLALDLMEEFRPVVDAVVLGAINKRVISPNDFTVEPLSGAVSLTPEGLRTFLRLYEQKKQVKFKHPVMDRQCTYREAFEIQSRLLAKYLMGEIEKYPPLLLK; encoded by the coding sequence ATGTTTGCCACAAGCGGTGGCGAAGGTGAGCCGGTATCAGGAAGTGGGTTAATAAAAAAGGAGGAAATCATGGGAACGCTCTACATTACGAAAGAAGATGCGTTTATCGCTAAGGTTGATGAGCGGTTGTGTGTGAAATTGAATAAGGAAATCCTACAGGATGTACCGCTAATTAAGGTGGATGGGGTCGTGATTTTAGGACGGGCGACGATTTCACCGGCAGCGGTTATGGAATTGTTGCAACGGCATATTCCGCTTTCTTTTATGACCAGTGGCGGACGTTATTTAGGCCGGCTGGAACCGGAGGTGACGAAGAATATTTTCGTTAGAAAAGCGCAGTGGCAGGCTGCCGGGGAGTCGGAAAAAGCAATTCAGGCGGTGCAGGCTTTTGTGCGGGGAAAGTTGAAAAATTATCGCCATATTTTGCAGAGATATCAGCGAGAAAATTCTACTTTGGATTTGAGTAAGGGAATTGAGCGGATAGAAACAGCGATCGCACCGATTAATAAAACCGATTCCGTTAATTCTTTACGGGGGTTAGAAGGTGCCGGCAGCGCCGCCTATTTTGGCTGTTTTAACCGGCTGATCCGGGCAGATGGGTTCAGTTTTGAAGCGCGACGCCGACGCCCTCCGACTGATCCGGTGAATTCGCTATTGAGTTTGGGATATGCTTTGCTGCGCCACGATGTGCAGGGGGCGGTGAATATTGTTGGGTTTGATCCGTATTTGGGATATTTGCACGTCGAACGCTACGGGCGTCCCTCTTTGGCGCTAGATTTGATGGAAGAATTTAGGCCGGTGGTGGATGCGGTGGTGCTGGGTGCGATCAACAAGCGTGTGATTTCCCCCAATGATTTTACCGTTGAACCGCTGAGTGGGGCAGTTTCTCTCACGCCTGAAGGGTTGCGGACGTTTTTGCGCCTGTATGAACAAAAGAAACAGGTGAAATTTAAGCATCCGGTGATGGATCGCCAGTGTACTTATCGAGAGGCATTTGAAATTCAATCTCGCTTGCTGGCGAAGTACCTGATGGGAGAGATTGAGAAATATCCGCCACTGCTGTTGAAGTAG
- the cas6 gene encoding CRISPR-associated endoribonuclease Cas6, whose product MPHSLVLNLLPQSPISPQYLTGRHLHALFLTLVSAVDQQLGDNLHNEKSEKAFTLSPLQINGHQRFSHGIYSLEWEYHKPIPAGTPCWWRVSLLDDTLFSRLTPLWLNLNPQQPWHLGPADLHITGILGTPRSSQPWANATTYAQLYEQASEVDRQIALTICSPAGFRQGQYDSALPTRECVFGSLLHRWNKYSGIEFSGEFLEKVFPSFFDIRTEMVADSRSKFIGCLGEISYRILGDVEPQAIKQINALADFALYCGIGRKTPMGMGMIRRVGVHTKVRP is encoded by the coding sequence ATGCCTCACAGCCTTGTCCTTAACTTACTTCCTCAATCACCGATTTCCCCGCAATACCTCACCGGCAGACATCTGCACGCTCTTTTTCTAACCCTTGTTAGCGCTGTTGATCAACAGCTTGGTGACAATTTGCATAACGAAAAAAGTGAAAAAGCTTTCACCCTCAGTCCTTTGCAAATTAACGGACATCAGCGATTTTCTCACGGTATTTATTCCCTGGAATGGGAATATCACAAACCGATTCCAGCCGGCACTCCTTGTTGGTGGCGTGTTTCCCTGTTGGATGATACTTTATTTAGCCGGCTGACTCCTTTGTGGCTAAATCTTAACCCTCAACAACCTTGGCACTTGGGACCGGCAGATTTACACATCACCGGCATCCTAGGCACTCCCCGATCTTCTCAACCTTGGGCAAATGCCACTACCTACGCTCAATTATACGAGCAAGCATCTGAGGTGGATCGCCAAATTGCCCTGACAATTTGTTCCCCAGCCGGCTTCCGTCAAGGACAGTATGATTCTGCTTTGCCGACGCGAGAATGTGTTTTTGGTAGTCTTTTACACCGCTGGAATAAATACAGTGGCATCGAGTTTTCTGGGGAATTTTTAGAAAAGGTTTTTCCGAGTTTTTTCGATATTCGCACAGAAATGGTGGCCGATTCTCGGAGTAAATTTATTGGTTGTCTGGGAGAAATAAGCTATCGGATTTTAGGGGATGTAGAACCGCAAGCGATTAAGCAAATTAATGCGCTTGCAGATTTTGCACTTTACTGTGGAATTGGGCGAAAAACGCCGATGGGAATGGGAATGATCCGTCGGGTAGGGGTACATACAAAAGTTCGCCCCTAG
- the cas2 gene encoding CRISPR-associated endonuclease Cas2, which translates to MFVVVSYDVSEDKRRTKIHKVLKSYGQWVQYSIFECDLTETQYARLRSRLAKLIKAPEDNIRFYFLCACCAGKVERIGGEPVRDTTVFFA; encoded by the coding sequence GTGTTTGTTGTGGTGTCCTATGATGTTTCTGAGGATAAGCGGCGCACCAAAATCCACAAGGTGCTGAAGTCTTACGGGCAATGGGTTCAGTATTCAATTTTTGAGTGTGACTTGACGGAAACACAGTATGCTAGGCTGCGTTCGCGTCTGGCTAAGTTGATTAAAGCGCCGGAAGATAATATTCGATTTTATTTTCTATGCGCTTGCTGTGCCGGCAAGGTAGAAAGAATTGGGGGCGAGCCGGTGAGGGATACAACAGTGTTTTTTGCTTGA
- the cas4 gene encoding CRISPR-associated protein Cas4, with product MNDLNEIPIAALNQFSYCAHRCWRMFCAGEFIDNHYTIEGTSLHQRVHTLGEGHRQEVWQVRAIWLKSERYQLIGKADLIEESDGCFYPVEYKRGQTGDWENDELQVCAQALCLEEMTGKTVERGYVYYTHSHQRVPVEITEEMRKMTVETIEAVQQLLETGIMPPAVYSQRCKGCSLYQQCLPQAVAKVSRYQEVG from the coding sequence ATGAATGATTTGAATGAGATTCCAATTGCAGCGCTGAATCAATTTAGTTACTGCGCTCATCGCTGTTGGAGAATGTTCTGCGCCGGCGAATTTATTGATAACCATTACACCATCGAAGGAACGAGTTTACATCAGCGAGTTCACACCCTGGGAGAGGGACACCGGCAGGAAGTTTGGCAAGTACGAGCAATTTGGTTGAAATCAGAACGCTATCAGTTAATTGGTAAGGCGGATTTGATTGAAGAAAGTGACGGTTGCTTTTATCCGGTGGAGTACAAACGGGGGCAAACCGGCGATTGGGAAAATGATGAATTGCAAGTTTGCGCTCAAGCTTTGTGTTTGGAAGAAATGACCGGCAAGACGGTTGAACGTGGCTATGTTTACTACACGCACTCCCATCAAAGGGTGCCGGTGGAAATTACGGAAGAAATGCGAAAGATGACGGTGGAAACGATTGAGGCGGTGCAGCAATTGCTGGAAACCGGCATCATGCCACCGGCAGTTTACTCCCAACGCTGCAAGGGATGCAGTTTGTATCAGCAATGTTTGCCACAAGCGGTGGCGAAGGTGAGCCGGTATCAGGAAGTGGGTTAA